The genome window CTTATTCTATCGAGCATTGAAATTGCTGTTGGTGTGAGCTTTCTTCCGGCTCCCGGAACTCTCATCACCAAACCAGCAGATTCCAGCTGCTTCAAAATGTTTCTTATGATTGACCTGGATGCCCTTCTGAAGTGTGGGGGACTGCTTCCAAATCTCTTCCTTCCTCCATAGATAACGCTGAATGTACCTATTCCCACCGGCTCAGCTGACCTATATAGCTTCCTTAAAATCGATGCTGCTCTTACATACCACCAATCTTCCTGGACTGGAGGAAATTCCTTGCCGCTCCCGGTTTTAACGAATCTTGCCCAATCTGGAGGAAAGATCTTGCTTCCATATTCTTCCTTCAGCCTTACAGCTACTCTCCTTATCAACTCGTCAGCAGGCACTTGCATAACTGAAACCATTTCTTTCACCTTATGTGCTACCTACTGTTTCATGCAGCACGGGTTTACTTGCTGTTCAAGGTTTTTATATTTTAATACTGCTTGAAATTGAGTCATTCCCCAAAGGCTCTATCCCCAGCATCTCCCAGGCCGGGAACTATGTAGCCCTTCTCATTGAGCTCTGGATCAACATCTATTGTGTATATCATGGAGCTGGGATAAGCCTCGAGGAACCTCCTTATTGCTAGCTCAGTTGATATGACGTTAGCAAGTATTATCCTTTTTGGCTTTGCCCCCCTCCTCATCAGCTCGTTCATAACTGCTATAGCTGTTGAACCTGTGGCGAACATTGGATCGGCGATTATCAAATTATCATCTGAGTTTATCTTTGGAAACTTCACATATTTTATTTCTATGTTGAACCACTTGTCAGAGCTCATTCCAAGCTCTTCAACTCTTCTGGCACTGACTACTCCCTGCCTTGCTCCGGGTATTATCTTTATCATTCCCTCAACCAGGGGCATTGATGCTCTTAGCACCTGAACTATCACTACATTATCCATGTCAGGTATCCTGATGCCAGATGCTTTAACTCCGAGGGGAGTTTCCACAGTGGTTTGTTCGAGTGGAAAGTCTTCCACAATCCTGTAGGCGAGAAATATTCCTAATCTTACAAGACCTCTTCTGAACTCAATTTGCTTTGTGTTCTTGTCTCTCAAGGTTGTTAGAATTGCTTTTGCCAGAGGATGAGTTACAAATTTTACCCTTTCATCAAATTCTATTCTCAAGTCAAGCACCTTTCTTTTTTTGAGAATCAGGCATTATAAGATTTCTCATTGCTTCAGCCATTGTTTTTATAAATATGAAGGAGTTAATGCAGATGCTTAACTTAATGTATTCGAGCTCAAAATACACAACTATATGCTAACGAAAACAATATGAAAGGAACATTTGCATCTGAAAATTTTATCTGCTCTGTGATACTATTAGCTTGGCTGCCTCTGGGTCGTATTCCCAGTTCTGAGGTAGAACTCCCTTCCTCTTGTAATAGGTTGCCAGTCTCCTTATTTTGGACTCGACCTCCTGAAGCCCTTTCTTCACGTTTTCATCCTTTGGATGTTCGGACAGATGCCTCCTTATGTTTACAGCCCTTCTCATCAGATTGTAGAGGTCCTCAGGAATGGGGGGAAGCAGCTTTTTTTCCTTCAGTATCTGGGTTATTTTTTTGTTCGTAATCGATTTCACGAGTGGTATTCCATATTGGTCTCTCAGAATTATTCCTATCATTGATGGAGGGTAGCCCCTTCTTGCCAATTCAGCAACGAGCTCCTCCACTTCCTCTGGCTCCAAGCGAAGCCATTTAGGCACTCCCACCCTGACAGGACGCATGCTGTGAGATTTTCCCTTTTCTCTCGATTTGTTCATAGCATCTCAGCCCTTAAAGCATCTGCCAAAAAATTGGCCTTTTGAGATTATAAGCATTCTGATCGCGCTGACCTAAATTCCGCACTAAAGTGCAGGGTTCCTTGGGAGGCTTAGAGCTGCATTCTTAGCGAAGAATTGGTTAAGCTCTGCACAAGGTCTTATAGAATCACCTCTACCCTGCATAATGCAGAGCTAATGGAAATGCTATCCTTCAGAGTTTTTGGAACATATAGAGCTTAAAACCTTACCACACCCTCTCCGTCCTAAAGAGAGGAAGCTTTCAGTCGCAAGATTAAAAAGAAACGTGTTTTAGAGGAGCTCCGATGGCGAGAAGAAGATTCTGTATTCTCTCTCAAAGCTCTCCTTCGAATCTGAAGCATGTACTACGTTTTCCTGTATGTCCAAGGCATAGTCTCCTCTGATTGTACCAGGAGCAGCCTTCCTACCGTCCGTTGAGCCTATCATCAGCCTAACAACATCGATCGCCGAATCTCCCTCAAGAACCATAACAACTACTGGTCCTCTGGTAGCAAAATCAACCAGATCCTTGAAGAATGGCTTCTCCCTATGGGGTGAATAGAGGGATTCTGCCTGCTCTCTGGACATCTTCAGCATCTTCAGAGCAACAATTCGGAAGCCTTTTCTCTCGAATCTTGATATGATCTCCCCTACAAGCTTTCTTTCCACTGCATCTGGCTTGATCATGAGAAAAGTTCGCTCAAGCGCCATGGAAATTT of Fervidicoccaceae archaeon contains these proteins:
- a CDS encoding 30S ribosomal protein S15; protein product: MNKSREKGKSHSMRPVRVGVPKWLRLEPEEVEELVAELARRGYPPSMIGIILRDQYGIPLVKSITNKKITQILKEKKLLPPIPEDLYNLMRRAVNIRRHLSEHPKDENVKKGLQEVESKIRRLATYYKRKGVLPQNWEYDPEAAKLIVSQSR
- a CDS encoding 30S ribosomal protein S19e; protein product: MVSVMQVPADELIRRVAVRLKEEYGSKIFPPDWARFVKTGSGKEFPPVQEDWWYVRAASILRKLYRSAEPVGIGTFSVIYGGRKRFGSSPPHFRRASRSIIRNILKQLESAGLVMRVPGAGRKLTPTAISMLDRISKEIMKELVERNPELKRYFE
- the upp gene encoding uracil phosphoribosyltransferase, with the protein product MRIEFDERVKFVTHPLAKAILTTLRDKNTKQIEFRRGLVRLGIFLAYRIVEDFPLEQTTVETPLGVKASGIRIPDMDNVVIVQVLRASMPLVEGMIKIIPGARQGVVSARRVEELGMSSDKWFNIEIKYVKFPKINSDDNLIIADPMFATGSTAIAVMNELMRRGAKPKRIILANVISTELAIRRFLEAYPSSMIYTIDVDPELNEKGYIVPGLGDAGDRAFGE
- the ndk gene encoding nucleoside-diphosphate kinase; this translates as MALERTFLMIKPDAVERKLVGEIISRFERKGFRIVALKMLKMSREQAESLYSPHREKPFFKDLVDFATRGPVVVMVLEGDSAIDVVRLMIGSTDGRKAAPGTIRGDYALDIQENVVHASDSKESFEREYRIFFSPSELL